TGGGCATGGTTAAAGGGTCGTATTCGCAAACAACGACGCAACTCGACTAGTTTGCGTGAAGCGATGGAGATTGTCCTCAAGGAAGCTGCGTCCTAACTCCTATGGCGACAGCTATACATTACCAAGATGGAAACCATGGCAACCACAGCCGTAAAAATCTGGCACTACTACACCGCCACTGCCACGACCGGGCACATGGTAGCGACAACCACTAAAGCTGATATTCCTGACAATGAACCAAGTTGGAGAGGAGCCGGATGCCCGGAAACGGGCAAGTCCGGTTTTGAAGCCGAGCAGGTGGGGCGACCTACCTGCTTAAGTTAACCACTCTCGATGGGCTTATCGTCAATAAGCAAGCCTATCTTTTTTTATGCCTACCGTCTCTATCTCCTACTACACAAGCACTTCACACCTCTTGTTACTCCCTGAGGGGGCATACCTGCTTGGCTGACAAAAGTCTAAGGGATTGAAACGAAAGGTAAGAAGGAAGAGGAGCTTGGTTTAAGCTGATCAGTTACCACACCCATTAGCAAAACCCATGGCTCCTACTTCCCGTCTCTATGATGCGTTGCATGATTATTTGAGTCAATGTCAAGGTACAAGGTTTCATCAGTCCGACTGCAACCCGGACAAGCCTACTTCACTCCCGCTGTGTCTCTGGGTAAAAGGAAGCCCGATGCCAATGTTTATCTGGCCTTTGCTCATGACCAACCCAGTGACGAGGATTGGGTGATTGTCAGTGACGAACTTACCAATTTACAAACCTTTGCCCAATACCGATTCCGGTTCCAAGTGAAAGAATCTTTCTTGGACCTCAAATCTAATGGCTTTAGCCTCGAAGCATCACGCTTAAGAGACAAATTTGCGCTGACTCAACTCTGTGGCGTGATTGCGCTGACGATGCTGTTTTTGGTGCTGCAAGGGACTCAAGTAGTGGCATTGGGCCAGCGTCGTTTAGTCGATACTCATTGGCGTCGGGGCATGAGTTATCTCAAATTAGGTTGGAACTGGATTCGTCTAGCCCTGACTCAACAATGGAAACTTTCTCTTTTTCAGTTTCTATCGAGTGCCCCCGACCCTCAACCTGCGATCGCTGCTCAACGACAACACGATCAGTCCTTTAATCGTGAATTTATTGTCCTGAAACGCTTTCCAGCTTTTTAGTTTTGTCAGTCAAGCAGGGGGGCATACTTCAATACCCAGCGATTGAGGGTGGAATGATCCATTTCGACGTCGCGCTCCGCCATCATCTGCTCTAAATCTCGGTAGTTCAAGGAATAGCGACAATACCATCGCATGTTCAGCAAGATGATTTCAGGCAGAAAATGTTGCCATTTGAACAGAGAGTTAGCCGTCATTTAGAGCAAGGCTAGAGAAAATTGAGCTGCCACACCTTACCTTTTTGCGACACGACCTCGATTGTTCAGTCCGAAGTCGATCGGCTAGAGGAGCTCTCCCAGATCTCTTGACTCGATCGCATCTCTTCAGCAGGAGTAATTGATGCTTTCAAGTCGCGACAAAAATCTTTGAGCGCTCGTAGTCCTCGATAGGGAGTGCTCTCAGCCAAACGTTGGACAAAGGCACTTCCCACAATCACAGCATCCGCACCCCAATCGCTCACCTGGCGGGCCTGTTCTGGTTCAGAGATACCAAAACCAACACCAATGGGCTTATTCGTGATACTGCGGATTTCACGAATTACATCCTTCACCCGAGTCTGGACTTGGGAGCGCATGCCAGTGACACCTGTGACACTAACCACATAGATAAATCCACGCGATTGTTGAGCGATCGCCTCAATCCGCTCTTTGGAACTGGTAGGCGTGACTAACAAAGTAACCTCAATTCCTACATCGTCGGCCATCGAGAGCAGTTCGCTTGCCTCTTCCAAAGGTAGATCGGGTACGACTAACCCCTTGATTCCAGAAGCAGCAGCCTGGTTGAGAAACGGCTG
Above is a genomic segment from Trichocoleus desertorum ATA4-8-CV12 containing:
- a CDS encoding HNH endonuclease, whose product is MATAIHYQDGNHGNHSRKNLALLHRHCHDRAHGSDNH
- a CDS encoding transposase, with protein sequence MTMLFLVLQGTQVVALGQRRLVDTHWRRGMSYLKLGWNWIRLALTQQWKLSLFQFLSSAPDPQPAIAAQRQHDQSFNREFIVLKRFPAF
- the trpA gene encoding tryptophan synthase subunit alpha, whose translation is MTTISDRFEYLRTNHQCALIPFVTAGDPDLETTAEALRVLDSSGADLIELGVPYSDPLADGPVIQAAATRALHQGTRLAHVLAMAQTVTCSLRSPLILFTYYNPILNLGVQPFLNQAAASGIKGLVVPDLPLEEASELLSMADDVGIEVTLLVTPTSSKERIEAIAQQSRGFIYVVSVTGVTGMRSQVQTRVKDVIREIRSITNKPIGVGFGISEPEQARQVSDWGADAVIVGSAFVQRLAESTPYRGLRALKDFCRDLKASITPAEEMRSSQEIWESSSSRSTSD